A genomic window from Cotesia glomerata isolate CgM1 linkage group LG7, MPM_Cglom_v2.3, whole genome shotgun sequence includes:
- the LOC123269470 gene encoding pollen-specific leucine-rich repeat extensin-like protein 2 — translation MVFVNFLGVIFYLAAGCALLYTAPVQTWGRLASFMLCFMISVIHTIAFLTILMIWRHRFSAMRKCHPLSYGQYFAGGPMMFKQNGGIMPENCTCGMAAVPTQEVESHEANTNVDVYHKPQYPDRPHSEQESSSQKSPQYRESLDQTTCDICHRPLPEVPRASESIGEQLETTQLPLAQSSPRYSRRSSSPRSMIPSVTPVCQNIQSVQFCRGPQPICPAAFKGCGIIPTSIVVKSAPPPPPPPPPPPPPPPPPPPPPPPPPPEPILHHAGPCCEFCNCASVICAKVHKIQHIKSQERVQQTQQVQASQLHWASYTTTPTTETRLIDVTARQSGYDRVVKPSDKATTSCNAAYNTCPSMMQGAEMSSTPESFSTVGRYLTSGNDGSSFHVQKNKRTQTKSQVHRSVSDARSDKNDKKDHTDSEPATNESELKQINLVEHTEAIEDQTARESTPQLRDSEIKSEDKKNNGDVESTANNRKRPKPLYRESLQTSDTKNEDDVYNIEDSNFSS, via the exons ATGgtatttgttaattttctgGGCGTAATATTTTACTTGGCAGCGGGTTGCGCACTTCTTTATACGGCGCCTGTACAAACTTGGGGACGTTTAGCGTCTTTTATGTTGTGTTTTATGATAAGCGTTATTCACACAATTGCATTCTTGACAATACTAAT gatatGGCGTCATAGATTTTCTGCAATGAGAAAATGCCATCCGCTATCATACGGGCAGTACTTTGCAGGGGGTCCAATGATGTTTAAACAAAACGGTGGTATAATGCCTGAA AACTGTACTTGTGGGATGGCAGCAGTACCGACCCAAGAAGTTGAATCACACGAAGCAAATACAAACGTCGATGTATATCATAAACCTCAATACCCCGATCGACCTCACAGTGAGCAGGAATCATCATCACAAAAG AGTCCTCAATACAGAGAAAGTTTAGATCAAACCACCTGCGATATCTGCCACCGTCCACTACCAGAAGTACCTCGAGCTTCAGAAAGTATCGGCGAGCAATTGGAAACTACCCAGCTTCCTCTAGCACAGAGTTCGCCACGATACAGTCGTCGTTCGAGTTCACCGCGATCTATGATACCGTCCGTGACTCCAGTGTGCCAGAACATCCAATCTGTTCAATTTTGCCGAGGCCCTCAACCTATTTGTCCTGCTGCATTCAAAGGATGCGGTATCATTCCAACTTCGATTGTCGTGAAATCAGCACCTCctccaccaccaccaccaccacctcCTCCTCCACCACCCCCGCCTCCTCCACCACCACCGCCTCCGCCTCCACCTGAACCAATTCTTCATCACGCTGGACCTTGTTGCGAAtt CTGCAATTGCGCATCGGTGATTTGCGCCAAAGTCCACAAAATTCAGCACATTAAATCTCAAGAACGGGTGCAGCAAACTCAGCAAGTACAAGCCAGTCAACTGCACTGGGCTAGCTACACAACAACTCCGACTACAGAAACGAGATTGATCGACGTCACTGCTAGACAATCAGGATATG ATAGAGTTGTGAAACCATCCGATAAAGCGACCACCAGTTGTAATGCGGCCTACAATACTt gtCCATCGATGATGCAAGGAGCCGAAATGTCAAGTACACCAGAATCATTTTCAACAGTGGGACGATACCTAACTTCTGGTAACGACGGATCATCATTCcacgttcaaaaaaataaaaggacACAAACCAAATCACAAGTACATAGATCTGTATCTGATGCCAGGAGTGATAAAAATGACAA AAAAGACCATACTGATAGCGAACCAGCAACTAACGAGTCGGAGCTAAAGCAGATTAATTTGGTAGAACATACAGAAGCTATTGAAGATCAAACTGCTAGAGAAAGCACACCGCAATTACGAGACAGCGAAATTAAAagtgaagataaaaaaaataacggcGACGTTGAATCGACGGCGAACAACCGAAAGAGACCTAAACCTTTGTACAGAGAATCTTTGCAGACAAGTGatacaaaaaatgaagatgATGTTTATAATATCGAGGATTCTAATTTCTCAAGTTGA